The genomic region GCTAAAAACCTAGCAAGCGGAGGCGTAAGCGCGATAGTAATCGGAACACGGACAGGAAACAATGCCTTGTTACAAATCACAGCCAATGCAAGAGCTCCGCCAGTAGAAGCAGCAAGCTCAGCCGTTCGATTTCTTCGCGTCTCCTCCACCGTCGATTCATCGATCAAAAACCCATCTGGGTTCGTCAATCCTGGAGGTGGGTTTTGGCCTTTGGAAAAGTCAGGGAGATGGAACTTGTCGAACAACGATTCGACGTCCACGTTGTTCTTGATGGCTACGTAAAGACCGGTTATGGAAGCGGCGGAAACTGAGAAGTGGACACCCAGTGCTACTTTGCCGTATTTCTTGACAAACTCCTTGAATCGGCTTCCACTGAGAATAGCCATTTTTGGGGTAGGTGGAGGCGTTTAGGGTTGGACTTTCACTTGCTTTTGCCTTTTGCTTCGCTTGCTGTTATGAAGTTTCTGGTTTTAGCTATGGAGATTAGAGAACATTTGGGCCTTACTTGCTATGCTTTGATGGATCCATTTCATCGTTGCCTTCCTTTTGCCCTATCATTGTTTAtttggaattttcaaaattatttaattagatttcaccttattaatgatatttaattacatacaacatatataatattttagattagtTTGTTAAATGTGTccgaatttttatttaacattaataatttaaaaaatattaagcaGAATGTGAATGTTCCATAACTTCGTGAATCATATTGAAAAGTTAAgtgaatgttataaaatatcatattaactGTTATGTTCATTTCGTTTATAGAAATTAAGTGTTATATTTAATATTCGCTTGAGTTGTCAATGAAAAAATTGCATTCAGATAAATTTCAAacgtaataaaattaaatttcttagaCTATTGATATTTGTTTAGACATTATATTGTTAAGTCATAAACATATTGATATAATTTCAAagattttaaatagttaaatttcatAACTTACCGATACTTAAGCTCTCcatcattttaaaaataggtaagtaattcaagttttatattaactcatatttattttaaattgtttattttaatatttattgattataatataaattatcataattttaaaataaatatttatattatattatttctacTTTTTAATCATAGTGTTATTAGAATATAAAgttgggtaaattataaaaatggtcATTTTTTTTACATCAGATTATATTTcaatcacttatatttgaaaggttacattttagtcacgtTATCGTTTTCTTACGAAGTAGTCACTCTGTCGTTACCCCCTAACGAAAATCTTACGTGGCAgtcaaaatagattttaaatgccaacttgaatGTCCAAGTGAGAcgagaataaatttttaattaaattaaaaattttaaattaattacacctTGAActgaaaaacaaaaggataatgtgactaaaatataatctgaaacaaataaaaataattatttttataatttacctttaaagttaaaaaagagataataaccttaaaattgaGATTCTTTCTAATGTTTTTTGGCCCAAAGATGAAAAAGCGAACGgcaaggaaagaaagaaagaaagaatcctaaagacttgaaataataatattaaaatatcaacaCCACAAAAGGACAATAATAGAAGCTGCAAAGGctaataacaataaagaattataaataaaaaggtcTGAATTAATAATCATCAATCATAATACAATACAAACACAGGAACCAACAATGAAGAAACATTATAAACACAATGAGACAAACATATTGtggttttcttctctttttagcttttaattgCTGGGGTTGCTCCGGAAAGATCCCAAAGCCTTAATAGCCGCCGCTCTAAGGATGTACTGATGATATGCCGCCGCCGCAAGTGCTCCCACCATTGGTCCAACCCAGAATATCCACTGTTCATTCGTCACCATTTTTGTTAGTTTCACaaactaaatgaacaaaaaacactatgaatttttttttagaaaaggaaGCTTACTTGGTCATCCCAAGCCTTGTCGTTGTTGTAAATAACGGCGGCGCCGAAGCTTCTAGCAGGGTTAATACCAGTTCCGGTGATGGGAATAGTAGCCAAATGAACCATGAACACTGCAAATCCTATAGGAAGTGGAGCCAACACGGGTACATGTGAATCACGGGCACTTCTTTTAGGGTCAGTAGCTGAAAAAACAGTGTAAACAAGCACGAATGTCCCAATAATCTCAGCTCCCAAAGCAGTCCCTTTGTTATAACCAGTCGCCACCGTGTTAACACCGCCGCCAAGGGAGTTGTATTCACTCTTCATGAATGCCTTAACTAACCCAACACCACAAATAGCACCCAAACATTGAGCTACCATGTAAGCCACCGCCCTTATAAGCGACACCTTCCTAGCCAAAAACAACCCAAATGTCACCGCCGGGTTAATGTGACCACCTGCATCATAAAACaaccaaaattcaacaaaaatggCTAACTGGCTATATTAATGAAGTCACTGTTTGGGGGGGGGGAGGTACCTGAGATACCGGCGGTGCAGTAAACAAGAATGAAAATCATGCCACCAAAAGCCCAAGCAATACCCAAAAGACCAACACCATCGCATGCATCGTGTTGTTTCTTGTGGCCGATGACGGTGGCTATGGTGACGTATAGGAAAAGGAGAGTAGCGATGAATTCGGCGATGAGAGCTCTGTAAAAAGACCAAAGCTTGATCTCAGCCACGTCGATGAGCGGTGCCGGTGGAGGATCCACATAGTCCTTTCGGCTCATCCCTTCTTCACTCACTTCCTTCGACATGTTTGATTCTTTGTTTCTTCAAAATGTTGGAAGCTTTTTTGAGCTGTTCTGAGTTGATGGTACTGCCGTCTATTTGGGATATGCTCACTTCCCTTTTATAAACTGGTTTCAATGCCACCATAGTTGTGCATTTTTGGATAAGATAAAGGGTACTTTTGGAACAAATATGATCATTTTTTTGAGTATTATaaaccattttcaattttatagataaaaataataataactttatattttggacaaataaatcaataaatattaggtgtaatgatatttttataaaaggaaTTTAAGttcttaactttaaaaaaataatttttatgatataaaaattgaattgaagactacatttttagtgttttttttaatggtattttatttgttgaagggaaaagaaaaaagagaaaggggGGAGAGTGGGTAATAATGAAGGACAGAGTGGGACAAAGGGGTGTACAGCGAGACCATGTGAGTGTGAGAGCTATGCTTCTCTGTATGTAGGGTTCAATGCTCTGTCATCCAACCGTACCCACCCCCTTCCCTTCAACggttatttcttgtctttttttaaaatataaaatttccaataattttttttcctcattttcCCCATCTGTCCCTTACATGTCTCCATTTTGGGCAACCCCTCCTTGCCCTTTTCCTTTGCTTGTGACACTTCATTCCTCCCTTTTTGGTTCAATTATTATTTGGACCTGAATTTAGTAACATTACTCATATTGAggctttaatttcttt from Gossypium raimondii isolate GPD5lz chromosome 1, ASM2569854v1, whole genome shotgun sequence harbors:
- the LOC105772678 gene encoding uncharacterized protein LOC105772678, which produces MAILSGSRFKEFVKKYGKVALGVHFSVSAASITGLYVAIKNNVDVESLFDKFHLPDFSKGQNPPPGLTNPDGFLIDESTVEETRRNRTAELAASTGGALALAVICNKALFPVRVPITIALTPPLARFLARRRIVK
- the LOC105772670 gene encoding aquaporin PIP2-7, encoding MSKEVSEEGMSRKDYVDPPPAPLIDVAEIKLWSFYRALIAEFIATLLFLYVTIATVIGHKKQHDACDGVGLLGIAWAFGGMIFILVYCTAGISGGHINPAVTFGLFLARKVSLIRAVAYMVAQCLGAICGVGLVKAFMKSEYNSLGGGVNTVATGYNKGTALGAEIIGTFVLVYTVFSATDPKRSARDSHVPVLAPLPIGFAVFMVHLATIPITGTGINPARSFGAAVIYNNDKAWDDQWIFWVGPMVGALAAAAYHQYILRAAAIKALGSFRSNPSN